The following DNA comes from Mycobacterium sp. MS1601.
TCGGTGATCAGAACGTGCTCGCAGTTCACCTTTTCGAGATCCATCAGATCCGAGTACAGCGGACGATACGGGTCGGCCATGTTCCACAGCTGATTGACTATGCGCTTGGTGCGGGACAGTTCGCTCTGCTCGAAGGTCAGATAGTGGAACCGCCGGTTCGCGACGCCGACGGCAACCAGATCACCGTCTGCACCCGCACGGTCCATCTCGTCCATCAGCATGCGCATCTCGTCGATGATCCCCGGAGCCACCGGGATCCGCATGGAGTCGCGGATCAGTTCCTCTTCCAACAGCGTTCTGAGCCGGAAGACCTCGGTGAGTTCTTTCAGACCCAGCTTGACCACGCGATAGCCGCTGTGCGGCTCATAGGTCACATACTCTTCGGCTTCGAGGCTTTTGAGTGCCTCGCGGATCGGAATACGGGACATTCCAAGCTGTTCGGCCAGCGCCTCCTGCACGATGGGAGTCCCTGGAGCCAACCGGCCGGAGGTGATGTCGTTGCGCAGCAATTCGACAACCGCCTGCTGGGCCGTCTTGGGCCGGACGAACCCCGATCTGGGCTCGTGCGCCTGCCTGGCACGTGTCGGCACGGCGACCCCCTTTCTCAAGCAATTGGATACTCTATGCGATAACCGGTCAGGGCGGTGCGTCGAAGCCAGCAAAGACGCAATGGAGAGCTCCAACCACCGCTTCCCGGGGTCAATAGGATCAGGGCCGACCATCGCTAGTTCGCGACTCTGAGGAGAACACGTGACCACTTCGACACCGATGCAGCTCGGAATGGTGGGGTTGGGCAGGATGGGCGCCAACCTCGTCCGCCGCCTCATGGCCGACGGGCATCGATGCGTGGGCTACGACGTGAACCCCACTGCGGTGGAAAGGCTGGCCGGCGAAGGCGCCGCCACGGCGACCTCACTCGAGGACTTCGTGAGCAAGCTGGAAACACCCCGCGCCATCTGGCTTATGCTGCCCGCCGCCATAGTCGACCGAACCCTCGATGCGCTCGTTCCCCTGCTGGCACCTGACGACATCGTGATCGACGGCGGCAACTCTTACTACCGCGACGACATCACCCGGGCTCACAAGCTCGCCGACAACAGCATCCACTACGTCGACTGCGGCACCAGTGGCGGAGTGTGGGGTCTGGAGCGCGGCTACAGCCTGATGATCGGCGGCGAACCCGAAGTGGTGGACCGGCTGGGCCCCATCTTCAAGTCGATCGCCCCCGGCGCCGCCAGTGCCACCCCGACCCCCAACCGGAAGCCCGGTGTCGGCACTGCCCAGGACGGGTACCTGCACTGCGGCCCGAGCGGAGCCGGCCACTTCGTGAAGATGGTCCACAACGGAGTCGAGTACGGGATGATGGCGGCTATCGCCGAAGGGCTGAGCATCATCAAACATGCGAATGCCGGCACGGTCGACCGGCACATCGACGCCGAGACCACCCCGTTGCGCGACCCGTGGGCATATCAGTACGACATCAATGTCGGAGAGGTCGCCGAAGTGTGGCGGCGCGGCTCCGTGGTCGGTTCATGGCTGGTGGACCTGATC
Coding sequences within:
- a CDS encoding GntR family transcriptional regulator; the protein is MPTRARQAHEPRSGFVRPKTAQQAVVELLRNDITSGRLAPGTPIVQEALAEQLGMSRIPIREALKSLEAEEYVTYEPHSGYRVVKLGLKELTEVFRLRTLLEEELIRDSMRIPVAPGIIDEMRMLMDEMDRAGADGDLVAVGVANRRFHYLTFEQSELSRTKRIVNQLWNMADPYRPLYSDLMDLEKVNCEHVLITDAMVAGDVDRAVALNSQHRSHSIEHLKAVLGSEQGSAS
- the gnd gene encoding phosphogluconate dehydrogenase (NAD(+)-dependent, decarboxylating) — protein: MQLGMVGLGRMGANLVRRLMADGHRCVGYDVNPTAVERLAGEGAATATSLEDFVSKLETPRAIWLMLPAAIVDRTLDALVPLLAPDDIVIDGGNSYYRDDITRAHKLADNSIHYVDCGTSGGVWGLERGYSLMIGGEPEVVDRLGPIFKSIAPGAASATPTPNRKPGVGTAQDGYLHCGPSGAGHFVKMVHNGVEYGMMAAIAEGLSIIKHANAGTVDRHIDAETTPLRDPWAYQYDINVGEVAEVWRRGSVVGSWLVDLIADALACSPDLEQYSGQVSDSGEGRWTVLAAVDEGVPAPVITAALNQRFESRQLGHFTDQVLSAMRSEFGGHAEKSS